Genomic DNA from Gossypium hirsutum isolate 1008001.06 chromosome A01, Gossypium_hirsutum_v2.1, whole genome shotgun sequence:
GTGGAATTCGTTCTTTACAACCTATGATTTTGCAACAGTCATATTGCTTGGAACATCGAAGCTACATTAAACATCAGTGTTCGAAAGCTGGCAACAACGACGTTACCGTCGTGATTTGCCCGCTATGTGCCAAAGGAGTTCGCTTAATTCCTAATGAAGATCCAAACATCTCTTGGGAAACACATGTGAATACTGAATGTGATCCATCAAATTAtgataaagttattaaaaaaatgaaatgccCAGTTAGTCGTTGCAAAGAAGTCTTGACATTTTCCAACACAATCAAGTGTAAGGACTGTAGTGTAGACCATTGTTTAAAACACCGGTTTGGGCTCGACCATGATTGTCCCGGACCTAAGAAACCTGCAACAACATCCTCGTCTTTTTGGGCTACAAGTTTGCTTAATGTAGCTTCTAGTTTTCGGGAAAACAGGCAAGTGGCGAGGGATGGGGCGGGGCTGCGACGTAGCAGCAGTGGCAGTGCTGGGCAAATGGAGGAATGCCCACAATGTAGGGTGAAATTTTCATCGGTTACCGCATTGGTGGAGCATGTGAAGAAGGTGCATGAGAGGAACAACCAGTCTCGAGTTCTTAAGATGTCTATTGATGTTTGCCCCAAGTGTGGTAGAGGGTTTCGTGATCCGGTCTCCCTTGTTGAGCATGTTGAGAAGGATCATGGCGGCACTTCCAAAGCATAAAAGGATGTTTGGCTTCAAATGGTGGAtccattttttttaatgatttttcaatattCCATTTGTTGGTTTCTTGTGAGAATTTAAACTTGAAGTTAAATAGAAGTGTTCATGACATAATTAGCATaatgttaattttagtttttaatcttttaaaaatagttaaaattattcaataatatttcgaaaaagagttaaaataatattcttttaatgaaaatattaactaaaatgttaaaattttaaacacgtTAGCTTGCATGACAATCCACGCGTACTCTATgctattattgttttttttaattttatgaattatttataaatatttttttatttttaattttaaattttataatttttgaattatttgttgACATCACATATAAGACAAATGGTTTTATGTTAGTATGATGTTAACACGGAGCGTTATACGAGTTGCCaagctaataattttttttacttaacatttccattaaaaaaaagtaatttgacttttttttttaagttaaggggtcaaatttaactaaaaataataatggtcaaATTGACAAAGAATATAaacattgaaggctaaatttatcattataccttCATAATTTAAGCTTTACATTCCAATTCCTGAAAGAATATAATGGTGATGGTTGAAAGATTGTATACattattcaaaaatttgtttGATATTCATAATAAGACTAGAGATACACGTTGTTGAGATAACATTGATGAAAAGAACAATCATAAGCTTTGAATGATCATGTTCATAGACCATAAATGGATATAAAAATATTCTTCTTTTGATATCTTTCATATCTATTTTACGATTTATATTTGAGATTCATAGTTATTCTTTCACAATATCATCTTTAGGATTTCTAaacttaaattatatattaaaaaaaaaggaaaaatggtatataaaaaagataaatattaagGAAAACTATACAAATAGCTAATTACCACAACCTCctctcttaaatttatttttattcattcattcttttaatttttattttatttaattgttaaccatttttgtaacagcctggtttttaGTGTTGTTGAAAACAATGGTTCCAGAACTATAATCTGACATGTgaatccgtaaatattattatttaatatttacgagttaaatatAGTATTATAGTAAATCCCGATCTGGTAAGTTTTGCTAATAGAATAGTTAATTATAGTACAAGTTCTGCATACTCAAAATTAATGCTTTTTAAAAATTAGGTATCATGATCTCGTTTCTGTAAATCgagctcataaatatttctattgAACATTTACTGAGTTAATATATAGATGAATTGAGTTTTGGTCcagaaattttaatgatttgataattaattatgaaaaaaaaaactttaaagctTTCTTGTTTGCCCTGTTTTGTtgcaaaagttttaatttggtcctcATTTAATCTCGAACTTGTTTTAAAGCTTCCAAAAGCTCAATTGGGACCCGAATTAGTTTGTTAATCATGTTTTGTATAAGTTATGaaatgataaattgatttttaagtcGAAATTGCATGTGATGATCTCTATTTTTTGTGGTAACATCTCGTAGCTCAGGTCTAGTAACCGAACCGGGTATTGagtgttacaaattttatattcttatatatatttttactttgttACAGATTTGAATCTAGTGTGAATTTTTCCAAATCAATTTCTGTTCATTTTGAGTCAAATCGAATCTCAAAGTTTAGAATTCTGCATCTCTCATTATGATGATCTCCTATATGCATTTGACTTCTTTTGAGTTggattttggtaaaattatcatGAATGTTCTTGTACTAAAAATCAGATTGTACTTGTCCTCTTTActtaaaaatggacaaattaatcaTTGTAGGTTAtattaaagagcaaattagtcatttttgttaaacattttatcaatttcaaaGGTTTAAAATTAATGTAGTTGATGGAAAAACCAGATAGCTACATACGGCTTGCCacgttaatttttaataatagaactacatgaaaattttaatattggttAAGCTATCGATTCTCGATCCGATCAGTTTGATcgtcaatttaattcaattaaataaattattaaaagttataaaattttaaaaatacaaaactcAATTCAAATACTTATTCTTTTCCTTACTCCGAATTAATATACCCATTGATTTCTAATCTAACCAATCAATCTAATCCAAATTCAACAACTTTAATAATATATCACAACTTGTGCTCTTTTTTTATACATAAATAATAGTAATGATAatttcttattatattatattgcgACAATTTATCTcgaaataaaatagatataaataactgctattattattattttttgatattaCACATGCTTCCTTTTAAGATTTATATTTGGGGTTGGGGTTATGTTGTTCCTCCTACTAATATTgtctttaatatttaaattttttattaattatttataaggaGAAAAAGATAGATTGGGAGATGGAAattataaaagagaaaaaaaaagattccAAATAATAATACCGTTGAAAGTGTTGAAAGTATAGGCAGGCTGTAGGTGTTGAACTCATATAGCGG
This window encodes:
- the LOC107921856 gene encoding zinc finger AN1 and C2H2 domain-containing stress-associated protein 16; protein product: MGTPEFPDLGRHCSVQHCKQIDFLPFTCDRCDLSYCLEHRSYIKHQCSKAGNNDVTVVICPLCAKGVRLIPNEDPNISWETHVNTECDPSNYDKVIKKMKCPVSRCKEVLTFSNTIKCKDCSVDHCLKHRFGLDHDCPGPKKPATTSSSFWATSLLNVASSFRENRQVARDGAGLRRSSSGSAGQMEECPQCRVKFSSVTALVEHVKKVHERNNQSRVLKMSIDVCPKCGRGFRDPVSLVEHVEKDHGGTSKA